The Microscilla marina ATCC 23134 genome has a segment encoding these proteins:
- a CDS encoding SRPBCC family protein, translating into MKYNTEIDINLPLDKVVTLFDNPDHLKKWQPTLLSFSMISGELGQPGSKVKLVYKRGKKGRLTMIETLIKHDLPEELLATYEAPGVLNHQKNTFIDLGNGKTRWQSVTEFKFSGTMKVVAFLLGKKGFQKETMKFHQLFKDFAESNPE; encoded by the coding sequence ATGAAATACAACACTGAAATAGACATCAACTTGCCTTTAGACAAGGTAGTAACCTTGTTTGACAATCCTGATCACCTCAAAAAATGGCAGCCTACTTTGCTTAGCTTTAGCATGATAAGTGGTGAGTTAGGGCAACCTGGGTCTAAGGTGAAACTAGTCTATAAGCGAGGCAAGAAAGGGCGCCTGACAATGATTGAAACCCTGATCAAACACGATTTGCCAGAAGAACTATTGGCTACTTATGAAGCCCCTGGAGTACTGAACCATCAAAAAAACACCTTTATTGATTTGGGCAACGGCAAAACCCGGTGGCAGTCAGTCACTGAGTTTAAGTTTTCGGGAACGATGAAAGTTGTTGCGTTTTTATTAGGTAAGAAAGGTTTTCAAAAAGAAACTATGAAGTTTCATCAATTATTCAAAGACTTTGCAGAAAGCAACCCCGAATAG
- a CDS encoding T9SS type A sorting domain-containing protein — translation MNFRLITTFLFVMSFSWAQAQDIMMQGWYWDYPKTADGYKWTDTLRLKAAELSAAGINYLWIPPHVRASFGNRSNGYDPQDLYDLGEYGQGPTGLGTRLELDAMIAVLRRYGINPVGDMIYNHRDGGRPENNRAVKQYIKRYNNPDQNNPFPSDRYRCIIPLGGKSKNGAGTYYFKISSKTGALRFHNKPYKLYIQTNKKGYGGLNGLNESENNCPGTGAADTIELGRDMFATLDAGGCQADEFALTINQDDFHCDGDTLYIYMNNPNGDYTDHYIYEVWNTARNQDIEKNMRYQTYTDFTNLPSGRGGMRWRHFKPNGTPTDLRGDWDAMYFFYDYDQFVPATQHKLFRWTKWNWKKVGIRGLRMDAIKHFTPTFVGDLLDYLHDNGIDPGMVVGEWYGTNPDELKGWINNVLNSMDEDTKRAIKPKIFDFLLRDHLRQACDLPDYDVRQLYNKNLHAKGLSGFNIVTFVNNHDFRSPVDAANTNFNMLIKNDPMLAYAFVLSNNQLGIPTIFYPDYYGYQPDKFNYHPTGVAPMKDRINQLIKVHKNYILGANKVDYLNRFDSPYTQVNYFSGAANKTMIYQLSGGKAGKEVIVAINFADQPLRVDHQIKPMAQGTRFTDVLGRSAYPYAVVDGQSRIYVDLPARSYSVWVQGEVATIPMGATANTTRHTTTNTSITGKQALDLNNVGMVKVFPNPFKNRFTLQLKSAAAGNTHLRVTDLHGKIVYTQKFSRKTRASFDLGHLPAGSYLLKVRHNGKVYQEQLIKK, via the coding sequence ATGAATTTCAGATTGATTACTACGTTTTTATTCGTGATGAGCTTTTCGTGGGCTCAAGCACAAGACATTATGATGCAGGGCTGGTACTGGGACTACCCCAAAACTGCAGATGGATATAAATGGACAGATACACTGCGCCTGAAAGCTGCCGAACTAAGCGCGGCTGGCATTAACTATTTGTGGATTCCACCTCATGTAAGGGCTAGTTTTGGCAACCGCAGCAACGGCTATGATCCTCAAGATTTGTACGACTTGGGAGAGTATGGACAGGGTCCTACCGGGCTGGGTACCCGCCTTGAGCTAGATGCGATGATTGCGGTATTACGTCGTTATGGTATCAACCCGGTGGGCGATATGATTTACAATCATCGCGATGGGGGGCGTCCTGAAAACAACCGGGCGGTAAAACAATATATTAAGCGTTATAACAACCCTGATCAAAACAACCCTTTCCCGTCTGATCGTTACCGTTGTATTATTCCATTGGGGGGCAAGTCTAAAAATGGAGCAGGTACTTATTATTTTAAAATTTCATCAAAAACTGGTGCACTCAGGTTTCATAACAAGCCCTATAAGCTGTATATACAAACCAACAAAAAAGGCTATGGAGGCTTGAATGGGCTCAACGAGTCGGAAAATAATTGTCCAGGCACGGGTGCGGCAGACACCATAGAACTGGGGCGGGATATGTTTGCTACATTAGATGCAGGCGGATGCCAGGCAGATGAGTTTGCGCTCACTATCAACCAAGATGATTTTCATTGTGATGGGGATACTTTATATATTTATATGAACAACCCCAATGGCGACTATACCGACCATTATATTTATGAGGTGTGGAACACAGCACGTAATCAGGACATTGAGAAAAATATGCGCTATCAAACTTATACTGATTTTACCAATTTGCCCAGTGGCAGAGGTGGCATGCGCTGGAGACACTTTAAACCCAATGGTACACCTACCGATTTGCGTGGTGATTGGGATGCAATGTATTTCTTTTATGACTACGACCAATTTGTACCCGCTACTCAGCATAAACTGTTTCGTTGGACTAAATGGAACTGGAAAAAGGTAGGGATTCGTGGTTTGCGTATGGATGCCATTAAACACTTTACCCCAACTTTTGTGGGCGATTTGCTAGACTATTTGCACGACAATGGCATTGACCCTGGAATGGTAGTGGGCGAGTGGTATGGTACCAACCCTGATGAGCTTAAGGGCTGGATAAACAATGTACTCAATAGTATGGATGAAGACACCAAACGTGCGATTAAACCCAAGATTTTTGACTTTTTGCTTCGCGATCATTTGCGTCAGGCGTGCGATTTACCCGATTATGACGTGCGCCAACTATACAATAAAAACCTACATGCCAAGGGATTGAGTGGTTTTAATATTGTAACTTTTGTAAACAACCACGATTTCCGCAGCCCTGTTGATGCTGCCAATACCAACTTTAATATGTTGATTAAAAATGACCCTATGTTGGCGTATGCTTTTGTATTGAGCAACAACCAGTTGGGTATACCTACTATTTTTTATCCCGATTATTATGGCTATCAACCTGATAAATTTAACTACCACCCAACGGGCGTAGCGCCTATGAAAGACCGTATAAACCAACTAATTAAGGTGCATAAAAACTATATTTTGGGGGCAAACAAGGTAGATTATCTCAATCGTTTCGACTCGCCTTATACCCAAGTAAATTACTTTTCAGGGGCAGCAAATAAAACCATGATTTATCAACTAAGTGGTGGCAAAGCAGGAAAAGAAGTCATTGTAGCAATCAATTTTGCTGACCAACCACTAAGGGTAGATCACCAGATAAAACCCATGGCACAAGGCACTCGTTTTACTGATGTATTGGGTCGTTCGGCTTATCCTTATGCTGTGGTAGATGGTCAGAGCCGCATTTATGTAGACTTGCCCGCTCGTAGCTATAGTGTATGGGTGCAAGGCGAAGTAGCTACTATTCCAATGGGGGCTACCGCCAATACTACTCGCCACACCACAACAAACACAAGCATTACTGGCAAGCAGGCGCTTGATTTGAACAATGTGGGCATGGTCAAGGTGTTTCCTAACCCTTTCAAAAACCGATTTACTCTACAACTAAAGAGCGCCGCCGCAGGCAATACTCACCTTCGGGTGACAGACCTGCATGGCAAGATAGTATATACTCAGAAGTTTAGCCGAAAAACCAGGGCATCGTTTGACTTAGGGCATTTGCCTGCGGGTAGCTACTTGCTTAAGGTGCGCCATAATGGAAAAGTTTATCAAGAACAACTGATCAAAAAATAG
- a CDS encoding OmpA family protein gives MTRIFSTFICLIILPGICLNSLAQTPIESISKTYNFDLAQAVCSFTLTDAELNTSVVDSGKLIINNQTEVTLRQGKGQVKLPLYKTHQVNVKVAGFVDTTIVLDLTNRELGYNIQQAIRLRPQKKAFKISVQDIETNENVAVGVVLNNKNRNEKIFISAQDIRAGNYVVRIRASDTYDLEVQNGSSYAFYATTINKKTKQETKDQINIRLIPYKVGAKIPLYNITFATKSARLNTHSFEELGRVVKLLKDHPTSHILIEAHTDSDGTRLANLRLSQQRAKSVYNYLMKQGIAAQRLQTRGAGELKPIAPNNTEINKARNRRFELIVMKK, from the coding sequence ATGACACGAATTTTCAGCACTTTTATATGCCTCATCATATTGCCAGGTATTTGCCTAAATAGTTTGGCACAAACTCCTATAGAAAGCATCAGCAAGACATACAATTTTGACCTGGCACAGGCAGTTTGTTCTTTTACTTTGACCGATGCCGAGTTGAACACTTCAGTTGTTGATTCGGGCAAACTGATTATTAACAACCAAACAGAAGTAACTTTGCGCCAAGGCAAGGGGCAGGTAAAGCTGCCTTTATATAAAACCCATCAGGTAAATGTGAAAGTTGCAGGTTTTGTAGATACTACCATTGTGCTTGACCTTACCAATCGGGAATTGGGTTATAATATACAACAAGCGATTAGGCTACGCCCCCAGAAAAAGGCCTTTAAAATATCGGTGCAAGATATAGAAACCAACGAAAATGTGGCTGTAGGGGTAGTGCTGAATAACAAAAATCGCAATGAAAAGATTTTTATCAGTGCTCAAGACATCAGAGCAGGCAACTATGTGGTGCGCATCAGGGCAAGTGATACTTACGATCTAGAGGTGCAGAATGGAAGTTCTTATGCTTTTTACGCCACTACTATTAACAAAAAAACCAAACAAGAGACAAAAGATCAAATCAACATACGTCTTATTCCTTATAAAGTGGGGGCAAAGATTCCTCTATACAATATCACCTTTGCCACAAAATCTGCCCGACTGAACACCCATTCTTTTGAAGAACTGGGGCGCGTAGTGAAACTACTCAAAGATCATCCTACCTCTCATATATTGATAGAAGCCCACACCGATAGTGATGGTACCCGACTCGCCAACCTGAGGTTGTCGCAACAAAGGGCAAAAAGTGTGTACAACTACTTGATGAAGCAAGGCATCGCTGCGCAACGTTTGCAAACCAGGGGGGCGGGCGAACTGAAACCGATAGCACCCAACAATACCGAAATCAACAAAGCCCGTAACCGTAGGTTTGAGTTGATTGTGATGAAAAAGTAA
- a CDS encoding DUF5683 domain-containing protein has translation MIYHRIAIFILCSCWAGQLWAQTIVQQEAILDTAQQTITIPYLIEDAGTPVVNGAHQYQLQLYYTQNQGASYTGPLTHTNGHIGKGILPGQKKIVWHYAKDTLPFTGRNVQFKISGSYQSSVLGLGKGSAAFYSLLLPGLGRKKVYQPTSIHRKFWFVPAVLTYGLVATGIVAKVASTNTYKQYQQATTASSAEDLFNTANQQQRIFVGALLAAGVIWLGDILWVAIKGNKNRKKQQRLIKKNQQMDQNFGIITSYDFNNRQPTLGVKVKF, from the coding sequence ATGATATACCATCGCATAGCCATTTTTATCTTATGTAGTTGCTGGGCAGGACAACTTTGGGCACAAACAATTGTGCAACAAGAAGCTATATTAGATACCGCACAACAAACCATTACTATTCCTTACCTCATCGAAGACGCTGGAACACCTGTTGTCAATGGCGCCCACCAATACCAGTTACAACTATACTATACTCAAAATCAGGGTGCGTCTTATACAGGGCCTTTAACCCACACCAATGGTCACATAGGCAAGGGAATATTGCCAGGACAAAAAAAAATAGTATGGCATTACGCCAAAGACACCCTTCCCTTTACAGGTAGAAATGTACAATTTAAAATATCGGGCAGTTATCAATCCAGTGTATTGGGATTGGGCAAGGGTAGTGCTGCTTTTTACTCTTTATTATTGCCTGGGTTGGGGCGTAAAAAAGTGTATCAACCTACTTCTATTCATCGCAAATTTTGGTTTGTGCCTGCCGTGCTTACGTATGGGCTCGTTGCCACGGGGATAGTAGCTAAGGTGGCATCAACCAACACCTACAAACAGTACCAACAGGCCACTACAGCAAGCAGTGCTGAGGACTTATTTAATACAGCCAACCAACAGCAACGTATTTTTGTAGGGGCATTGTTGGCTGCTGGGGTAATATGGCTGGGCGATATACTATGGGTGGCAATAAAAGGCAATAAGAACCGTAAAAAACAACAACGATTGATCAAAAAAAACCAGCAAATGGATCAAAATTTTGGCATTATCACCTCTTATGATTTTAACAACCGTCAGCCCACGCTTGGGGTCAAAGTAAAGTTTTAG
- a CDS encoding DUF5777 family beta-barrel protein — protein MKKPYFLNFVCHLLIALIATGVTVQAQDLNNILDENTQAKTRFVTGAFKDIRVVNLQSTETVAPRDLVFRISHRFGTLNSGGVNLWGLDNASIRLALEYGLSEHLMIGVGRSSASKDYDFFAKAKILRQSKGKRSMPVSLLFMSSAVLNGQEDPPGLQRTIAQRMSFVHQLILGRKFSDRLSLLIAPTLIHRNLVETPNDLNNLWALGFGGRFKLNKRLALNAEYVVRNPPADELKRARFDNFQDSFSIGFDIETGGHVFSLHLTNSLSMIEKGFIAETTELWEKGGIHFGFNISRVFSL, from the coding sequence ATGAAAAAACCATACTTTCTAAATTTTGTTTGCCACTTGTTGATCGCTTTGATAGCCACTGGTGTTACCGTGCAGGCACAAGACCTGAACAATATACTAGATGAGAATACCCAGGCTAAGACCCGGTTTGTAACAGGAGCTTTTAAAGACATTAGGGTAGTAAACCTACAGTCGACCGAAACGGTTGCCCCACGCGATCTTGTTTTTAGAATTTCTCACCGATTTGGTACGCTCAACTCTGGCGGAGTAAACTTATGGGGTTTAGACAACGCCTCTATCCGGCTGGCGTTAGAGTATGGTTTAAGCGAACACCTCATGATTGGCGTAGGCAGAAGTAGCGCCTCTAAAGATTATGATTTTTTTGCCAAAGCCAAAATTTTACGCCAATCTAAAGGCAAACGCTCAATGCCTGTATCGTTATTGTTTATGAGCAGTGCGGTACTCAATGGGCAAGAAGACCCTCCTGGGTTACAACGAACCATTGCTCAACGTATGTCATTTGTGCATCAACTCATCTTGGGTCGCAAGTTTAGCGATAGACTTTCGTTGTTGATTGCCCCCACTCTTATCCACCGCAACCTGGTAGAAACTCCCAACGATTTGAACAACCTTTGGGCACTGGGTTTTGGTGGGCGCTTTAAACTAAACAAAAGATTGGCATTGAACGCCGAGTATGTAGTACGAAATCCACCTGCCGACGAATTGAAAAGGGCACGCTTTGACAATTTCCAAGACTCTTTTTCTATAGGGTTTGACATAGAAACCGGGGGGCATGTATTTTCGTTGCACCTCACCAACTCCCTCTCTATGATAGAAAAAGGTTTTATTGCTGAAACTACCGAATTATGGGAAAAAGGAGGGATTCATTTTGGTTTTAATATTAGTCGGGTATTTTCTCTGTAG
- a CDS encoding YceI family protein, with amino-acid sequence MKKTNCISLMLALVLVWGVGVLKAQDRFFLQKSQITFESETPVETIKAVNASSQGVVITGKNKFLIRVPIQAFKFKRRLQQTHFNENYLESNKYPNAVFRGQLDGNYDLTKEGTYQVKAKGKLDIHGVKKDRTVPATITVKNGLANLKAQFIVKPADHGIKIPKVVAGKIANEIKVNIQSELKKK; translated from the coding sequence ATGAAAAAAACTAATTGTATTTCCCTTATGCTGGCTCTAGTGCTGGTGTGGGGTGTAGGTGTATTGAAGGCACAAGACCGCTTTTTTTTACAGAAGTCACAAATCACGTTTGAGTCTGAAACTCCCGTAGAAACTATCAAGGCAGTAAATGCCAGTAGCCAAGGCGTAGTAATTACTGGCAAAAATAAGTTTTTGATACGCGTGCCTATTCAGGCATTTAAATTTAAGCGAAGACTACAGCAAACCCACTTTAACGAAAACTACCTGGAAAGTAACAAGTACCCCAATGCAGTTTTCAGAGGGCAACTTGATGGCAATTATGATTTGACCAAAGAAGGGACTTACCAGGTAAAAGCAAAAGGAAAACTAGATATACATGGGGTAAAAAAAGACCGTACGGTACCTGCTACTATTACCGTAAAAAATGGATTGGCCAATCTTAAGGCTCAGTTTATAGTAAAACCAGCGGATCACGGAATTAAAATACCTAAAGTAGTGGCAGGCAAAATAGCCAACGAGATTAAAGTAAATATACAATCAGAGTTGAAAAAGAAATAA
- a CDS encoding DUF6515 family protein, with the protein MKKIIFLIALFIITTGVQEADAQRRRAPRHRHKVRHHNKRVHRAKRRQTRRVIRRTTFRRARLVYRVRPRRATVRTLPVGYLTFNHQRHRFFFHRGRYYRPVPAGGYVVAVAPRGLRVRVLPVGYHRVVVSSRPYYYYQGTYYTQVTDQNKQTAYEVAAPPAGAVVPDLPDDVAQVTIDEQDLYEYDNTLYRKVATDEVEGYEVYGNVSGKD; encoded by the coding sequence ATGAAAAAGATTATTTTCCTCATCGCTTTATTTATTATTACTACCGGAGTTCAAGAGGCAGACGCTCAGAGAAGACGTGCGCCCCGCCACCGCCATAAAGTAAGGCATCATAACAAAAGAGTACATCGGGCTAAACGTCGTCAAACTCGACGAGTTATCCGTCGAACAACGTTTCGTAGAGCAAGGCTGGTATACCGGGTGCGTCCTCGCCGAGCCACTGTTAGAACATTGCCTGTGGGTTATTTAACGTTCAATCATCAACGCCATCGGTTTTTCTTCCACAGAGGACGTTACTACAGACCAGTACCTGCGGGCGGTTATGTAGTAGCAGTTGCACCAAGAGGATTAAGAGTCAGGGTGTTGCCAGTGGGGTATCATCGTGTAGTAGTGAGCTCACGCCCTTATTACTATTACCAAGGTACTTACTATACTCAAGTAACCGATCAGAACAAACAAACTGCTTATGAAGTAGCCGCGCCACCTGCCGGAGCTGTAGTACCTGATTTGCCCGACGATGTGGCTCAGGTAACCATTGATGAGCAAGACTTGTACGAATATGACAATACACTTTACCGAAAGGTAGCAACCGACGAAGTAGAAGGCTATGAAGTGTATGGTAATGTGAGTGGCAAAGACTAA
- the pfkA gene encoding 6-phosphofructokinase, translated as MKRMAVFTSGGDAPGMNACIRAVVRSATYHNVEVFGVMRGYEGMIRGRLHRMESSAVSNTIQKGGTILKSARSSEFKTHEGRKKAYQQLRHFDIEGLVAIGGDGTFTAAKVFHEEFGLPIIGCPGTIDNDIYGTDYTIGYDTAVNTALEAIDKIRDTADSHNRVFFIEVMGRDSGYIAVQSGIGGGAEIIVSPENSNTTEDIINALRKGKLHHKASAIVLVAEGEVMGNATKLAAEVQAATEGLDIRVTTLGHIQRGGSPTASDRILASRTGVGAVEGLLNGKTSVMAGIQNNHLVYTPFDEAINKKKPINQELLRMVKILSI; from the coding sequence ATGAAAAGAATGGCAGTATTTACCTCTGGTGGAGATGCTCCAGGTATGAACGCCTGCATACGAGCAGTGGTGCGTTCTGCTACCTACCACAATGTAGAGGTTTTTGGCGTAATGAGAGGCTACGAAGGTATGATTCGCGGACGGCTACATCGCATGGAGTCAAGCGCAGTGAGCAATACCATTCAAAAAGGAGGCACTATATTAAAATCGGCGCGTAGCAGTGAGTTCAAAACCCATGAAGGTCGAAAAAAAGCCTACCAACAACTCCGTCACTTCGACATTGAGGGCTTGGTAGCTATCGGAGGAGACGGTACCTTTACTGCCGCCAAAGTATTTCATGAGGAGTTTGGGTTGCCCATCATTGGTTGCCCTGGTACCATCGACAACGACATCTATGGAACCGACTATACCATTGGCTATGATACTGCCGTAAATACGGCACTAGAGGCCATTGACAAAATACGTGATACAGCCGACTCACACAACCGGGTTTTCTTTATAGAGGTGATGGGACGCGACTCAGGCTATATAGCTGTACAATCGGGCATTGGCGGTGGTGCCGAAATTATAGTATCGCCCGAAAACAGCAACACTACCGAAGACATTATCAATGCCTTGCGTAAAGGAAAACTGCACCACAAAGCCTCTGCTATAGTATTAGTGGCCGAAGGAGAAGTAATGGGCAATGCTACTAAACTTGCCGCTGAAGTACAGGCAGCTACCGAAGGGCTAGACATACGAGTAACCACACTGGGACATATTCAGCGAGGAGGGTCACCCACCGCAAGCGATCGTATCCTTGCCAGTCGTACAGGTGTAGGTGCAGTAGAGGGGCTGCTCAATGGTAAGACCTCGGTCATGGCAGGTATTCAAAACAACCACTTGGTATATACACCTTTTGATGAAGCCATCAACAAGAAAAAACCTATCAATCAAGAGTTGCTAAGGATGGTGAAAATTTTGAGTATATAA
- a CDS encoding archaemetzincin, with product MMIKKIGNLLITIIIAAQTACGQPPNNDQVLYEKINKTAYLHAPVPKPGYRDWLTLHKESGQSFKQYSALARKFKKNSANIFYIQPIGKFNNKQQEILQLTGKYLSIFYQLPVKFLPLISPKEIPANARRKNPHTKQPQVLSTYLLSEVLKKNFPKDAALVIGFTSEDLYPAPQWNFVFGQASLSDKVGVWSMSRFGDPSLVANYNLCLLRTFKTATHETGHMLGIYHCVAYHCNMGGSNHLQELDKKPVWFCPECLAKICWKQGIDPAKRYNDLERFWRIQKFSDFKKFYRKASKIVR from the coding sequence ATGATGATAAAAAAAATAGGCAACTTGTTGATCACCATAATTATTGCAGCACAAACTGCTTGTGGACAACCCCCCAATAACGACCAGGTGCTATATGAAAAAATAAACAAAACTGCTTACTTGCATGCCCCTGTGCCCAAGCCCGGTTACCGCGATTGGCTTACTTTGCATAAAGAGTCAGGACAAAGCTTTAAACAATACAGTGCCTTGGCGCGAAAGTTCAAAAAAAACTCCGCCAATATCTTTTACATTCAGCCCATTGGCAAGTTCAATAACAAACAGCAGGAAATACTCCAACTAACAGGCAAATATCTGAGCATATTTTATCAGTTGCCAGTCAAGTTTTTGCCCTTGATTTCCCCCAAAGAAATTCCGGCAAACGCCCGCCGAAAAAACCCTCATACCAAACAGCCCCAAGTCTTGTCTACCTATTTGTTGTCTGAGGTGCTCAAAAAAAACTTTCCCAAAGATGCTGCCTTGGTCATAGGTTTTACCAGCGAAGACCTATACCCCGCTCCCCAATGGAACTTTGTCTTTGGGCAGGCATCACTCAGCGATAAAGTAGGCGTGTGGTCAATGAGTCGTTTTGGTGATCCCTCGCTGGTAGCTAACTATAATTTATGCTTGTTGCGTACTTTCAAAACTGCCACTCACGAAACTGGGCACATGTTGGGCATTTATCATTGCGTAGCCTATCATTGCAACATGGGCGGTAGCAACCATTTGCAGGAACTAGACAAGAAGCCAGTATGGTTTTGCCCCGAATGCCTCGCCAAAATTTGTTGGAAACAAGGCATTGACCCAGCCAAGCGTTACAACGATTTGGAAAGGTTTTGGCGGATACAAAAGTTTAGCGACTTCAAGAAGTTTTACCGCAAGGCAAGCAAGATAGTCAGGTAA
- the ettA gene encoding energy-dependent translational throttle protein EttA: MSKETIIFSMAGVNKIYPPKKQVLKNIYLSFFYGAKIGVLGLNGSGKSSLLKIIAGIDKDYQGEVVFSPGYSVGYLEQEPQLDPTKTVREIVEEGVQEVVDLLKEFDEINLKFAEPMSDDDMNKLIERQGVVQEKLDNVDAWSLDSKLERAMDALRTPPADATIEHLSGGEKRRVALCRLLLKEPDVLLLDEPTNHLDAESVHWLEQHLQQYKGTVIAVTHDRYFLDNVAGWILELDRGEGIPWKGNYSSWLDQKQKRLSEEEKTESKRMKTLERELEWIRMTPKARQSKSKARLSAYEKLLGEDAREKEAKLEIFIPPGPRLGNKVIEVNGVSKAYGDKLLFEGLSFNLPPAGIVGIIGPNGAGKTTLFKLITGKETPDEGSFEVGETVDIAYVDQEHNDLKPEHTVYEAISGGNEIIQLGSKEMNARAYVSRFNFAGTDQQKKVGDLSGGERNRVHLAMALKQGGNLILLDEPTNDLDVNTLRALEEALENFGGCAVIISHDRWFLDRIATHILAFEGDSQVYWFEGNYSDYEINRKKRLGDEGPKRIRYKKLT; this comes from the coding sequence ATGAGTAAAGAAACTATTATCTTTTCAATGGCAGGAGTAAATAAAATATATCCTCCTAAAAAGCAAGTTTTAAAGAATATTTATTTATCTTTTTTTTACGGTGCCAAAATAGGTGTTTTGGGATTAAACGGCTCTGGTAAGTCTTCGTTGCTCAAAATTATAGCTGGTATAGACAAAGACTATCAGGGAGAGGTGGTTTTTTCACCGGGTTATTCGGTGGGGTACCTCGAACAAGAGCCTCAACTTGACCCTACAAAGACAGTACGGGAAATCGTAGAAGAAGGTGTGCAAGAAGTGGTAGATTTATTAAAAGAATTTGATGAAATCAACCTAAAGTTTGCCGAACCTATGAGCGATGACGATATGAACAAGCTCATAGAACGTCAGGGAGTGGTGCAAGAAAAACTGGATAATGTCGATGCTTGGTCACTTGACTCTAAGCTAGAGCGAGCCATGGATGCTTTGCGTACTCCACCAGCTGATGCTACAATAGAACATTTGTCAGGGGGTGAAAAACGACGTGTAGCCTTGTGCCGTTTGTTGCTCAAAGAGCCTGACGTGTTGTTGTTAGATGAACCTACCAACCACCTAGATGCTGAGTCGGTGCATTGGCTAGAGCAACATCTACAACAGTATAAAGGTACAGTAATAGCTGTGACTCACGACCGTTACTTTTTAGACAATGTAGCGGGCTGGATTCTGGAACTCGACCGTGGGGAAGGAATTCCCTGGAAAGGAAACTATTCGTCGTGGCTGGATCAGAAGCAAAAACGTTTGTCGGAAGAAGAAAAAACTGAAAGCAAGCGCATGAAAACGCTGGAGCGAGAGCTTGAGTGGATACGAATGACGCCCAAAGCACGCCAATCTAAATCGAAGGCGCGCTTGAGTGCTTACGAAAAACTACTGGGAGAAGATGCTCGTGAGAAAGAAGCCAAGCTTGAGATTTTTATTCCGCCTGGGCCACGTTTGGGCAACAAAGTAATTGAGGTAAATGGTGTATCGAAAGCTTATGGCGACAAACTCTTGTTTGAAGGCCTGTCGTTTAACCTTCCTCCAGCCGGAATCGTGGGAATCATTGGTCCCAATGGTGCAGGTAAAACTACTTTGTTTAAACTGATTACAGGCAAAGAAACCCCCGATGAGGGAAGTTTTGAAGTAGGCGAAACTGTAGACATTGCTTATGTAGACCAGGAACACAATGACCTGAAACCGGAACACACCGTTTATGAAGCTATTTCGGGAGGCAATGAGATTATTCAATTGGGGAGCAAAGAAATGAATGCCAGGGCTTATGTAAGTCGTTTTAACTTTGCGGGAACCGACCAACAGAAAAAGGTGGGCGACTTATCGGGAGGAGAGCGCAACCGGGTACACTTGGCAATGGCACTCAAGCAAGGGGGTAATTTGATTTTGCTTGATGAACCTACCAACGATTTGGACGTGAACACATTGCGTGCCTTGGAAGAAGCCTTAGAAAACTTTGGAGGTTGTGCAGTGATCATTTCTCACGATCGCTGGTTCTTAGACCGTATTGCTACCCATATATTGGCTTTTGAGGGCGACTCTCAGGTATATTGGTTTGAGGGTAACTACTCTGACTATGAGATTAACCGTAAGAAGCGTTTGGGTGACGAAGGTCCTAAGCGAATTAGGTATAAGAAGTTGACCTAA